In Primulina eburnea isolate SZY01 chromosome 5, ASM2296580v1, whole genome shotgun sequence, a single window of DNA contains:
- the LOC140831929 gene encoding cyclin-A1-1-like, with protein MDQDQILGTMERFDSLLISEHSTRKSLYDSKVIVDMDENAEPLLSCSDLAPEIFKNLRALESRKMRPPKSTQVDEKRGYYVEWFVDTVDMLEFSKETLYHVVQYFDSWTMGKSADKRKTELLLRCMLHPCLQSLGYNLSNPTTWSFMERFMQAAQGGVELRCMASYIAELSLYSYNINIYLPSVVAASSVFLAKYILHPSHMPWNPTLQHCTLYEPSNLRGCVMELHDIAIGKTYNFPGISGKYRWLLYCRVASKAVPLSIPAEYFNSI; from the exons ATGGATCAAGATCAAATTCTAGGAACAATGGAACGGTTTGATTCACTGTTGATTTCGGAACATTCTACAAGGAAATCACTTTATGATTCGAAAGTGATCGTAGACATGGATGAAAACGCGGAACCCCTTTTATCATGTTCCGACCTTGCTCCTGAGATATTCAAGAACTTACGTGCGTTGGAATCCAGGAAAATGCGGCCGCCGAAATCGACGCAAGTAGACGAGAAACGTGGTTATTACGTCGAGTGGTTCGTCGATACCGTTGATATGTTAGAGTTTTCGAAAGAGACACTCTATCATGTGGTTCAGTACTTTGACAGTTGGACGATGGGGAAAAGTGCGGACAAGAGAAAAACAGAGCTACTTTTGCGTTGCATGCTTCATCCTTGCCTCCAA TCCTTGGGATACAACTTGTCCAATCCCACAACATGGTCTTTCATGGAGAGGTTTATGCAAGCTGCGCAAGGCGGAGTGGAGTTGAGGTGCATGGCCAGCTACATCGCAGAGCTTTCGCTTTATTCTTACAACATAAACATCTACTTGCCTTCGGTGGTGGCCGCGTCATCGGTGTTCTTGGCGAAATACATTCTTCACCCATCACATATGCCATGGAACCCAACCTTGCAACACTGTACGCTTTACGAGCCATCTAATTTACGGGGGTGCGTCATGGAACTGCATGACATTGCCATTGGGAAAACGTATAATTTTCCTGGAATTAGTGGTAAGTACCGCTGGTTGCTCTATTGCCGTGTAGCGTCGAAGGCTGTTCCTCTGTCCATTCCTGCCGAATACTTCAACAGTATCTAA